In the genome of Segatella copri, one region contains:
- a CDS encoding transglutaminase-like domain-containing protein, which produces MRKFLVMFAVVFLASWQTMMAANDHFITDAAYRTKVETAFKQKVNLVGKQFYDQKMLKQQKATGDEQGALQFLYAYMPVADVTDYPTSFFLENVRTSFEARNQMAWGNKVPELLFRHFVLPVRINNENLDNSRMVFFKELKERVKGLGMKEAILEVNHWCHELVTYQPSDGRTSAPLSTIRSAYGRCGEQSTFTVAALRAIGIPARQVYTPRWAHTDDNHAWVEAWADGTWYFLGACEPEAVLNLAWFNAPASRAMLMHTKAFGDYNGPEEVMLRTSNYTEINLIDNYGSSARIDFSIEDEAGNPVDGARVDFKIYNYAEFCTVVTKYTVADGKTFLSAGKGDMMIWASKGGKYGFAKASFGKDKNIVIRLNHEVGADAMQKEVFFRDSFDIVPPPERANIPEVSPEARAKNLERFAYEDSIRHAYLATFYNKESALATLKAYGLIEEQNITRNGVTFLAAKGEKLTASDANGEISAKAQKMIDFLVASSGNHKVILSFLVQHQDRLDRAINLLSTLSAKDLRDMQMDILEDNFNAKSDELSPRVENEMIITPFKQFFEKEFAKKQVAFKNNPSLLVEWVKKNIRINPDKKALQIAQTPIGVYRSRLTDDRSRKVFFVDVARSLGIEAQVDAVTKKTQYKNHKGGEWIDVDFENAAQEASAKGKFVMGYADNGAVDDPKYYSHFTIHRINADGSTSLLEYPEEGCTWSNTFKNGVDLDEGDYALVSGTRLANGGVLAEMQMFHVKQGATTKVEMHLRSSETEITVKGNFNSESKFILLPSNQEVSLLSQTGRGYFVMGLIGVGQEPTNHALKDIAKVAQVFDKWNRPIVLLFEDEASAKKFRISEFPGLPKNIIFGIDKDGSCRKEMVENMKLQNKNLLPIFTISDTFNRVVFLSQGYTIGLGEQLESVIRKL; this is translated from the coding sequence ATGAGAAAATTTTTAGTAATGTTCGCTGTTGTGTTTCTTGCCTCTTGGCAGACAATGATGGCGGCAAATGACCATTTCATTACCGATGCAGCTTATCGCACGAAGGTGGAAACGGCCTTTAAGCAGAAGGTTAACCTGGTAGGTAAGCAGTTTTACGACCAGAAGATGCTTAAGCAGCAGAAAGCTACTGGCGACGAGCAGGGTGCCTTGCAGTTCCTCTATGCTTACATGCCTGTGGCTGATGTCACCGACTATCCAACCAGCTTCTTCCTGGAGAATGTGCGCACCAGTTTCGAGGCACGCAACCAGATGGCTTGGGGTAATAAGGTACCAGAGCTGCTCTTCCGTCATTTCGTTCTGCCTGTCCGCATCAACAATGAGAACCTGGATAATTCCCGCATGGTGTTCTTCAAGGAATTGAAGGAGCGTGTAAAGGGATTGGGCATGAAGGAAGCCATCCTCGAAGTGAACCACTGGTGCCACGAGCTGGTAACTTATCAGCCATCTGACGGTCGAACCTCAGCACCGCTTTCTACCATCCGTTCGGCTTACGGACGATGTGGCGAGCAGAGTACTTTCACCGTGGCAGCCTTGAGAGCCATCGGCATTCCTGCACGCCAGGTTTATACCCCTCGTTGGGCACATACCGACGATAACCATGCCTGGGTTGAGGCTTGGGCAGATGGTACCTGGTATTTCCTGGGTGCCTGTGAGCCGGAAGCTGTGTTGAATCTAGCTTGGTTTAATGCTCCTGCCTCTCGTGCCATGCTGATGCATACCAAGGCATTCGGCGATTATAATGGTCCTGAGGAAGTGATGCTCCGCACCTCTAACTATACCGAAATCAATCTCATCGACAACTATGGTTCTTCTGCCCGCATCGATTTCTCTATCGAAGATGAAGCAGGCAACCCTGTGGATGGTGCAAGAGTGGATTTCAAGATATACAACTATGCGGAGTTCTGCACCGTGGTAACCAAATATACCGTGGCAGATGGAAAGACTTTCCTTTCGGCAGGTAAGGGCGACATGATGATCTGGGCTTCCAAGGGTGGCAAGTATGGCTTTGCCAAGGCATCCTTCGGTAAGGATAAGAACATCGTTATCCGCTTGAACCATGAGGTTGGAGCAGATGCCATGCAGAAGGAAGTATTCTTCCGCGATTCATTTGATATCGTTCCTCCTCCAGAGCGTGCCAATATTCCTGAAGTTTCGCCAGAGGCAAGAGCCAAGAACCTGGAGCGTTTTGCCTACGAGGATTCTATCCGCCACGCTTATCTTGCCACCTTCTATAATAAGGAGAGTGCATTGGCAACCTTGAAGGCCTACGGATTGATAGAGGAGCAGAATATTACCAGAAATGGTGTAACTTTCCTGGCTGCTAAGGGCGAGAAGCTTACTGCATCGGATGCAAACGGGGAAATCTCAGCCAAGGCTCAGAAGATGATAGATTTCCTGGTGGCATCTAGTGGAAATCACAAGGTTATCCTCAGTTTCCTGGTGCAGCATCAGGATCGTCTGGATAGAGCCATCAACTTGCTCTCTACATTGAGTGCCAAGGACTTGCGAGATATGCAGATGGATATTCTGGAGGATAACTTCAATGCCAAGAGCGATGAGTTATCACCACGTGTGGAAAACGAGATGATTATCACTCCTTTCAAGCAGTTCTTCGAGAAGGAATTTGCCAAGAAGCAGGTGGCGTTCAAGAACAATCCTAGTCTCCTGGTAGAGTGGGTGAAGAAGAACATCAGGATTAATCCTGATAAGAAGGCGTTGCAGATAGCTCAGACTCCTATCGGCGTATATCGCTCTCGTCTTACAGACGACCGTTCCCGCAAGGTATTCTTTGTGGATGTGGCCAGAAGCTTGGGCATCGAGGCTCAGGTGGATGCTGTGACCAAGAAGACTCAATACAAGAACCACAAGGGTGGTGAGTGGATTGATGTAGATTTCGAGAATGCTGCGCAGGAGGCTTCTGCCAAGGGCAAGTTCGTGATGGGATATGCGGATAATGGTGCCGTGGATGATCCTAAGTACTACAGTCACTTTACCATCCATCGCATCAATGCCGATGGTTCAACATCTCTCCTGGAATATCCTGAGGAAGGATGCACCTGGAGCAATACATTTAAGAATGGTGTTGACTTGGATGAAGGCGACTATGCGCTGGTATCAGGCACCAGATTGGCTAATGGTGGCGTGCTTGCAGAAATGCAGATGTTCCACGTAAAGCAGGGGGCTACCACCAAGGTAGAGATGCATTTGCGCAGCTCTGAGACCGAGATTACCGTGAAGGGCAATTTCAATTCTGAGTCGAAGTTCATCCTCTTGCCAAGCAACCAGGAAGTAAGTCTCTTGAGCCAGACAGGTCGTGGTTACTTTGTGATGGGATTGATTGGAGTAGGACAGGAGCCAACCAACCATGCCTTGAAGGACATCGCCAAGGTGGCACAGGTATTTGATAAGTGGAATCGTCCTATCGTTCTCCTGTTCGAGGATGAGGCTTCAGCCAAGAAGTTCAGAATATCAGAGTTCCCTGGCTTGCCAAAGAACATCATTTTCGGTATTGACAAGGATGGCTCTTGCCGCAAGGAAATGGTAGAGAACATGAAGCTTCAGAACAAGAACCTGTTGCCTATCTTCACCATCTCTGATACCTTCAATAGAGTGGTATTCCTTTCTCAGGGCTATACCATCGGGTTGGGTGAGCAGTTGGAATCTGTAATCAGAAAACTGTAA
- a CDS encoding DUF4384 domain-containing protein: MRHYIFLMIWMLLGVASSGYAQKTKKVHGEYIYHAPENVSIEQARQTALSRAQIQALGDEFGTVVAQHNATLMNNTNGSTHTDFTSLSSSDVKGEWLETIGEPKYEISYEQGMLVVKCSVTGKARAIVAKQNNYVAKILCNGIEDRNEGENFKSGDDLYLAYQSATKGYLAVYLIDDNKNAYCLLPYQSSKDGKVEVDANTRYVFFNQKTAQPLFNSSDVDEYTMTCDKASETNYIYIISSPNPFIKAIDNAVEGLPRELKYDDFQKWLSKNRTADKDMQVEIKTIVVKK, translated from the coding sequence ATGAGACATTATATTTTCTTGATGATATGGATGCTCTTGGGCGTGGCTTCATCCGGCTATGCCCAGAAGACTAAAAAGGTGCATGGCGAGTACATCTACCACGCACCTGAAAACGTCTCTATAGAGCAAGCCAGACAAACGGCATTAAGCCGTGCGCAAATTCAGGCACTGGGCGATGAATTCGGCACCGTGGTGGCACAGCATAATGCCACCTTGATGAACAACACCAACGGTTCTACCCATACCGACTTCACCTCGCTGAGCAGCAGCGACGTAAAGGGAGAATGGCTCGAAACCATCGGTGAGCCCAAGTATGAGATAAGCTATGAGCAAGGTATGCTGGTAGTGAAATGCTCCGTAACCGGCAAGGCACGTGCCATTGTGGCAAAGCAAAACAACTATGTGGCAAAGATTCTCTGCAACGGCATAGAAGACCGCAACGAGGGTGAAAACTTCAAGAGCGGAGATGATCTCTATCTGGCTTACCAGAGTGCCACCAAGGGCTATCTCGCCGTCTATCTGATAGATGACAACAAGAATGCCTATTGCCTGCTGCCATACCAATCATCAAAAGATGGAAAGGTGGAGGTAGATGCCAACACCCGTTACGTATTCTTCAACCAGAAAACGGCTCAGCCGCTGTTTAATTCTTCTGATGTTGACGAATATACCATGACCTGCGATAAGGCGTCTGAAACGAATTATATCTACATTATCAGCTCTCCTAATCCTTTTATCAAGGCGATAGATAATGCCGTGGAAGGATTGCCAAGAGAATTGAAGTATGATGATTTCCAGAAATGGCTCTCCAAGAACCGCACAGCCGACAAGGATATGCAGGTGGAGATTAAGACGATTGTCGTAAAGAAATAA